One Symphalangus syndactylus isolate Jambi chromosome 20, NHGRI_mSymSyn1-v2.1_pri, whole genome shotgun sequence DNA segment encodes these proteins:
- the LOC134735290 gene encoding tubulin beta-8 chain-like isoform X5, with amino-acid sequence MREIVLTQAGQCGNQIGAKFWEVISDEHAIDSAGAYHGDSHLQLERINLTHSLGGGTGSGMGTLLLSKIREEYPDRIINTFSILPSPKVSDTVVEPYNATLSVHQLIENADETFCIDNEALYDICSRTLKLPTPTYGDLNHLVSATMSGVTTCLRFPGQLNADLRKLAVNMVPFPRLHFFMPGFAPLTSRGSQQYRALTVAELTQQMFDAKNMMAACDPRHGRYLTAAAIFRGRMPMREVDEQMFNIQDKNSSYFADWLPNNVKTAVCDIPPRGLKMSATFIGNNTAIQELFKRVSEQFTAMFRRKAFLHWYTGEGMDEMEFTEAESNMNDLVSEYQQYQDATAEEEEEDEEYAEEEVA; translated from the exons ATGAGGGAGATTGTGCTCACGCAGGCTGGGCAGTGCGGGAACCAGATCGGCGCCAAG TTCTGGGAGGTGATCTCCGATGAACATGCCATCGACTCCGCTGGCGCCTACCACGGGGACAGCCACCTGCAGCTGGAGCGCATCAAC CTGACCCACTCCCTGGGTGGCGGGACTGGGTCTGGGATGGGCACCCTTCTGCTCAGTAAGATCCGGGAGGAGTACCCAGACAGGATCATAAACACATTCAGCATCCTGCCCTCGCCCAAGGTGTCAGACACCGTGGTGGAGCCCTACAACGCCACCCTCTCAGTCCACCAGCTCATAGAAAATGCGGACGAGACCTTTTGTATAGATAACGAAGCGCTATATGACATATGTTCCAGGACCCTAAAACTGCCCACACCCACCTACGGTGACCTGAACCACCTGGTGTCTGCTACCATGAGTGGGGTCACCACGTGCCTGCGCTTCCCCGGCCAGCTGAATGCTGACCTGCGGAAGCTGGCCGTGAACATGGTCCCGTTTCCGCGGCTGCATTTCTTCATGCCTGGCTTTGCCCCACTGACCAGCCGGGGCAGCCAGCAGTACCGGGCCTTGACTGTGGCTGAGCTTACCCAGCAGATGTTTGATGCTAAGAATATGATGGCCGCTTGCGACCCCCGCCATGGCCGCTACCTAACGGCGGCTGCCATTTTCAGGGGTCGCATGCCCATGAGGGAGGTGGATGAACAAATGTTCAACATTCAGGACAAGAACAGCAGCTACTTTGCTGACTGGCTCCCCAACAATGTAAAAACAGCCGTCTGTGACATCCCACCCCGGGGGCTAAAAATGTCGGCCACCTTCATTGGGAATAATACGGCCATCCAGGAACTCTTCAAGCGTGTCTCAGAGCAGTTCACAGCAATGTTCAGGCGCAAGGCCTTTCTCCACTGGTACACGGGCGAGGGCATGGATGAGATGGAATTCACCGAGGCCGAGAGCAACATGAACGACCTGGTGTCTGAATATCAGCAATATCAGGATGCCACggccgaggaggaggaggaggatgaggagtaTGCTGAGGAGGAGGTGGCTTAG
- the LOC134735290 gene encoding tubulin beta-8 chain-like isoform X9, which produces MREIVLTQAGQCGNQIGAKFWEVISDEHAIDSAGAYHGDSHLQLERINVYYNEASGGRYVPRAVLMDLEPGTMDSVRSGPFGQIFRPDNFIFGQCGAGNNWAKGHYTEGAELMESVMDVVRKEVDEQMFNIQDKNSSYFADWLPNNVKTAVCDIPPRGLKMSATFIGNNTAIQELFKRVSEQFTAMFRRKAFLHWYTGEGMDEMEFTEAESNMNDLVSEYQQYQDATAEEEEEDEEYAEEEVA; this is translated from the exons ATGAGGGAGATTGTGCTCACGCAGGCTGGGCAGTGCGGGAACCAGATCGGCGCCAAG TTCTGGGAGGTGATCTCCGATGAACATGCCATCGACTCCGCTGGCGCCTACCACGGGGACAGCCACCTGCAGCTGGAGCGCATCAACGTGTACTACAACGAGGCCAGCG GTGGCAGGTACGTGCCCCGCGCTGTGCTCATGGATCTGGAGCCCGGCACCATGGACTCTGTGCGCTCAGGGCCCTTCGGGCAGATCTTCAGGCCGGACAACTTCATCTTCG GTCAGTGTGGGGCCGGAAACAACTGGGCCAAGGGACACTACACAGAAGGCGCGGAGCTGATGGAGTCAGTGATGGACGTTGTCAGAAAGGAG GTGGATGAACAAATGTTCAACATTCAGGACAAGAACAGCAGCTACTTTGCTGACTGGCTCCCCAACAATGTAAAAACAGCCGTCTGTGACATCCCACCCCGGGGGCTAAAAATGTCGGCCACCTTCATTGGGAATAATACGGCCATCCAGGAACTCTTCAAGCGTGTCTCAGAGCAGTTCACAGCAATGTTCAGGCGCAAGGCCTTTCTCCACTGGTACACGGGCGAGGGCATGGATGAGATGGAATTCACCGAGGCCGAGAGCAACATGAACGACCTGGTGTCTGAATATCAGCAATATCAGGATGCCACggccgaggaggaggaggaggatgaggagtaTGCTGAGGAGGAGGTGGCTTAG
- the LOC134735290 gene encoding tubulin beta-8 chain-like isoform X1, with amino-acid sequence MREIVLTQAGQCGNQIGAKFWEVISDEHAIDSAGAYHGDSHLQLERINVYYNEASGGRYVPRAVLMDLEPGTMDSVRSGPFGQIFRPDNFIFGQCGAGNNWSCDCLQGFQLTHSLGGGTGSGMGTLLLSKIREEYPDRIINTFSILPSPKVSDTVVEPYNATLSVHQLIENADETFCIDNEALYDICSRTLKLPTPTYGDLNHLVSATMSGVTTCLRFPGQLNADLRKLAVNMVPFPRLHFFMPGFAPLTSRGSQQYRALTVAELTQQMFDAKNMMAACDPRHGRYLTAAAIFRGRMPMREVDEQMFNIQDKNSSYFADWLPNNVKTAVCDIPPRGLKMSATFIGNNTAIQELFKRVSEQFTAMFRRKAFLHWYTGEGMDEMEFTEAESNMNDLVSEYQQYQDATAEEEEEDEEYAEEEVA; translated from the exons ATGAGGGAGATTGTGCTCACGCAGGCTGGGCAGTGCGGGAACCAGATCGGCGCCAAG TTCTGGGAGGTGATCTCCGATGAACATGCCATCGACTCCGCTGGCGCCTACCACGGGGACAGCCACCTGCAGCTGGAGCGCATCAACGTGTACTACAACGAGGCCAGCG GTGGCAGGTACGTGCCCCGCGCTGTGCTCATGGATCTGGAGCCCGGCACCATGGACTCTGTGCGCTCAGGGCCCTTCGGGCAGATCTTCAGGCCGGACAACTTCATCTTCG GTCAGTGTGGGGCCGGAAACAACTGG AGCTGCGACTGCCTGCAGGGTTTCCAGCTGACCCACTCCCTGGGTGGCGGGACTGGGTCTGGGATGGGCACCCTTCTGCTCAGTAAGATCCGGGAGGAGTACCCAGACAGGATCATAAACACATTCAGCATCCTGCCCTCGCCCAAGGTGTCAGACACCGTGGTGGAGCCCTACAACGCCACCCTCTCAGTCCACCAGCTCATAGAAAATGCGGACGAGACCTTTTGTATAGATAACGAAGCGCTATATGACATATGTTCCAGGACCCTAAAACTGCCCACACCCACCTACGGTGACCTGAACCACCTGGTGTCTGCTACCATGAGTGGGGTCACCACGTGCCTGCGCTTCCCCGGCCAGCTGAATGCTGACCTGCGGAAGCTGGCCGTGAACATGGTCCCGTTTCCGCGGCTGCATTTCTTCATGCCTGGCTTTGCCCCACTGACCAGCCGGGGCAGCCAGCAGTACCGGGCCTTGACTGTGGCTGAGCTTACCCAGCAGATGTTTGATGCTAAGAATATGATGGCCGCTTGCGACCCCCGCCATGGCCGCTACCTAACGGCGGCTGCCATTTTCAGGGGTCGCATGCCCATGAGGGAGGTGGATGAACAAATGTTCAACATTCAGGACAAGAACAGCAGCTACTTTGCTGACTGGCTCCCCAACAATGTAAAAACAGCCGTCTGTGACATCCCACCCCGGGGGCTAAAAATGTCGGCCACCTTCATTGGGAATAATACGGCCATCCAGGAACTCTTCAAGCGTGTCTCAGAGCAGTTCACAGCAATGTTCAGGCGCAAGGCCTTTCTCCACTGGTACACGGGCGAGGGCATGGATGAGATGGAATTCACCGAGGCCGAGAGCAACATGAACGACCTGGTGTCTGAATATCAGCAATATCAGGATGCCACggccgaggaggaggaggaggatgaggagtaTGCTGAGGAGGAGGTGGCTTAG
- the LOC134735290 gene encoding tubulin beta-8 chain-like isoform X3, translating into MREIVLTQAGQCGNQIGAKFWEVISDEHAIDSAGAYHGDSHLQLERINVYYNEASGGRYVPRAVLMDLEPGTMDSVRSGPFGQIFQLTHSLGGGTGSGMGTLLLSKIREEYPDRIINTFSILPSPKVSDTVVEPYNATLSVHQLIENADETFCIDNEALYDICSRTLKLPTPTYGDLNHLVSATMSGVTTCLRFPGQLNADLRKLAVNMVPFPRLHFFMPGFAPLTSRGSQQYRALTVAELTQQMFDAKNMMAACDPRHGRYLTAAAIFRGRMPMREVDEQMFNIQDKNSSYFADWLPNNVKTAVCDIPPRGLKMSATFIGNNTAIQELFKRVSEQFTAMFRRKAFLHWYTGEGMDEMEFTEAESNMNDLVSEYQQYQDATAEEEEEDEEYAEEEVA; encoded by the exons ATGAGGGAGATTGTGCTCACGCAGGCTGGGCAGTGCGGGAACCAGATCGGCGCCAAG TTCTGGGAGGTGATCTCCGATGAACATGCCATCGACTCCGCTGGCGCCTACCACGGGGACAGCCACCTGCAGCTGGAGCGCATCAACGTGTACTACAACGAGGCCAGCG GTGGCAGGTACGTGCCCCGCGCTGTGCTCATGGATCTGGAGCCCGGCACCATGGACTCTGTGCGCTCAGGGCCCTTCGGGCAGAT TTTCCAGCTGACCCACTCCCTGGGTGGCGGGACTGGGTCTGGGATGGGCACCCTTCTGCTCAGTAAGATCCGGGAGGAGTACCCAGACAGGATCATAAACACATTCAGCATCCTGCCCTCGCCCAAGGTGTCAGACACCGTGGTGGAGCCCTACAACGCCACCCTCTCAGTCCACCAGCTCATAGAAAATGCGGACGAGACCTTTTGTATAGATAACGAAGCGCTATATGACATATGTTCCAGGACCCTAAAACTGCCCACACCCACCTACGGTGACCTGAACCACCTGGTGTCTGCTACCATGAGTGGGGTCACCACGTGCCTGCGCTTCCCCGGCCAGCTGAATGCTGACCTGCGGAAGCTGGCCGTGAACATGGTCCCGTTTCCGCGGCTGCATTTCTTCATGCCTGGCTTTGCCCCACTGACCAGCCGGGGCAGCCAGCAGTACCGGGCCTTGACTGTGGCTGAGCTTACCCAGCAGATGTTTGATGCTAAGAATATGATGGCCGCTTGCGACCCCCGCCATGGCCGCTACCTAACGGCGGCTGCCATTTTCAGGGGTCGCATGCCCATGAGGGAGGTGGATGAACAAATGTTCAACATTCAGGACAAGAACAGCAGCTACTTTGCTGACTGGCTCCCCAACAATGTAAAAACAGCCGTCTGTGACATCCCACCCCGGGGGCTAAAAATGTCGGCCACCTTCATTGGGAATAATACGGCCATCCAGGAACTCTTCAAGCGTGTCTCAGAGCAGTTCACAGCAATGTTCAGGCGCAAGGCCTTTCTCCACTGGTACACGGGCGAGGGCATGGATGAGATGGAATTCACCGAGGCCGAGAGCAACATGAACGACCTGGTGTCTGAATATCAGCAATATCAGGATGCCACggccgaggaggaggaggaggatgaggagtaTGCTGAGGAGGAGGTGGCTTAG
- the LOC134735290 gene encoding tubulin beta-8 chain-like isoform X6 translates to MREIVLTQAGQCGNQIGAKFWEVISDEHAIDSAGAYHGDSHLQLERINVYYNEASGGRYVPRAVLMDLEPGTMDSVRSGPFGQIFRPDNFIFGQCGAGNNWAKGHYTEGAELMESVMDVVRKEAESCDCLQGFQLTHSLGGGTGSGMGTLLLSKIREEYPDRIINTFSILPSPKVSDTVVEPYNATLSVHQLIENADETFCIDNEALYDIGNNTAIQELFKRVSEQFTAMFRRKAFLHWYTGEGMDEMEFTEAESNMNDLVSEYQQYQDATAEEEEEDEEYAEEEVA, encoded by the exons ATGAGGGAGATTGTGCTCACGCAGGCTGGGCAGTGCGGGAACCAGATCGGCGCCAAG TTCTGGGAGGTGATCTCCGATGAACATGCCATCGACTCCGCTGGCGCCTACCACGGGGACAGCCACCTGCAGCTGGAGCGCATCAACGTGTACTACAACGAGGCCAGCG GTGGCAGGTACGTGCCCCGCGCTGTGCTCATGGATCTGGAGCCCGGCACCATGGACTCTGTGCGCTCAGGGCCCTTCGGGCAGATCTTCAGGCCGGACAACTTCATCTTCG GTCAGTGTGGGGCCGGAAACAACTGGGCCAAGGGACACTACACAGAAGGCGCGGAGCTGATGGAGTCAGTGATGGACGTTGTCAGAAAGGAGGCTGAGAGCTGCGACTGCCTGCAGGGTTTCCAGCTGACCCACTCCCTGGGTGGCGGGACTGGGTCTGGGATGGGCACCCTTCTGCTCAGTAAGATCCGGGAGGAGTACCCAGACAGGATCATAAACACATTCAGCATCCTGCCCTCGCCCAAGGTGTCAGACACCGTGGTGGAGCCCTACAACGCCACCCTCTCAGTCCACCAGCTCATAGAAAATGCGGACGAGACCTTTTGTATAGATAACGAAGCGCTATATGA CATTGGGAATAATACGGCCATCCAGGAACTCTTCAAGCGTGTCTCAGAGCAGTTCACAGCAATGTTCAGGCGCAAGGCCTTTCTCCACTGGTACACGGGCGAGGGCATGGATGAGATGGAATTCACCGAGGCCGAGAGCAACATGAACGACCTGGTGTCTGAATATCAGCAATATCAGGATGCCACggccgaggaggaggaggaggatgaggagtaTGCTGAGGAGGAGGTGGCTTAG
- the LOC134735290 gene encoding tubulin beta-8 chain-like isoform X8, producing the protein MREIVLTQAGQCGNQIGAKFWEVISDEHAIDSAGAYHGDSHLQLERINVYYNEASGGRYVPRAVLMDLEPGTMDSVRSGPFGQIFRPDNFIFGQCGAGNNWAKGHYTEGAELMESVMDVVRKEAESCDCLQGFQLTHSLGGGTGSGMGTLLLSKIREEYPDRIINTFSILPSPKVSDTVVEPYNATLSVHQLIENADETFCIDNEALYDICSRTLKLPTPTYGDLNHLVSATMSGVTTCLRFPGQLNADLRKLAVNMVPFPRLHFFMPGFAPLTSRGSQQYRALTVAELTQQMFDAKNMMAACDPRHGRYLTAAAIFRGRMPMREVDEQMFNIQDKNSSYFADWLPNNVKTAVCDIPPRGLKMSATFIGNNTAIQELFKRVSEQFTAMFRRKAFLHWYTGEGMDEMEFTEAESNMNDLVSEYQQYQDATAEEEEEDEEYAEEEVA; encoded by the exons ATGAGGGAGATTGTGCTCACGCAGGCTGGGCAGTGCGGGAACCAGATCGGCGCCAAG TTCTGGGAGGTGATCTCCGATGAACATGCCATCGACTCCGCTGGCGCCTACCACGGGGACAGCCACCTGCAGCTGGAGCGCATCAACGTGTACTACAACGAGGCCAGCG GTGGCAGGTACGTGCCCCGCGCTGTGCTCATGGATCTGGAGCCCGGCACCATGGACTCTGTGCGCTCAGGGCCCTTCGGGCAGATCTTCAGGCCGGACAACTTCATCTTCG GTCAGTGTGGGGCCGGAAACAACTGGGCCAAGGGACACTACACAGAAGGCGCGGAGCTGATGGAGTCAGTGATGGACGTTGTCAGAAAGGAGGCTGAGAGCTGCGACTGCCTGCAGGGTTTCCAGCTGACCCACTCCCTGGGTGGCGGGACTGGGTCTGGGATGGGCACCCTTCTGCTCAGTAAGATCCGGGAGGAGTACCCAGACAGGATCATAAACACATTCAGCATCCTGCCCTCGCCCAAGGTGTCAGACACCGTGGTGGAGCCCTACAACGCCACCCTCTCAGTCCACCAGCTCATAGAAAATGCGGACGAGACCTTTTGTATAGATAACGAAGCGCTATATGACATATGTTCCAGGACCCTAAAACTGCCCACACCCACCTACGGTGACCTGAACCACCTGGTGTCTGCTACCATGAGTGGGGTCACCACGTGCCTGCGCTTCCCCGGCCAGCTGAATGCTGACCTGCGGAAGCTGGCCGTGAACATGGTCCCGTTTCCGCGGCTGCATTTCTTCATGCCTGGCTTTGCCCCACTGACCAGCCGGGGCAGCCAGCAGTACCGGGCCTTGACTGTGGCTGAGCTTACCCAGCAGATGTTTGATGCTAAGAATATGATGGCCGCTTGCGACCCCCGCCATGGCCGCTACCTAACGGCGGCTGCCATTTTCAGGGGTCGCATGCCCATGAGGGAGGTGGATGAACAAATGTTCAACATTCAGGACAAGAACAGCAGCTACTTTGCTGACTGGCTCCCCAACAATGTAAAAACAGCCGTCTGTGACATCCCACCCCGGGGGCTAAAAATGTCGGCCACCTTCATTGGGAATAATACGGCCATCCAGGAACTCTTCAAGCGTGTCTCAGAGCAGTTCACAGCAATGTTCAGGCGCAAGGCCTTTCTCCACTGGTACACGGGCGAGGGCATGGATGAGATGGAATTCACCGAGGCCGAGAGCAACATGAACGACCTGGTGTCTGAATATCAGCAATATCAGGATGCCACggccgaggaggaggaggaggatgaggagtaTGCTGAGGAGGAGGTGGCTTAG
- the LOC134735290 gene encoding tubulin beta-8 chain-like isoform X7: protein MREIVLTQAGQCGNQIGAKFWEVISDEHAIDSAGAYHGDSHLQLERINVYYNEASGGRYVPRAVLMDLEPGTMDSVRSGPFGQIFRPDNFIFGQCGAGNNWAKGHYTEGAELMESVMDVVRKEAESCDCLQGFQLTHSLGGGTGSGMGTLLLSKIREEYPDRIINTFSILPSPKVSDTVVEPYNATLSVHQLIENADETFIGNNTAIQELFKRVSEQFTAMFRRKAFLHWYTGEGMDEMEFTEAESNMNDLVSEYQQYQDATAEEEEEDEEYAEEEVA from the exons ATGAGGGAGATTGTGCTCACGCAGGCTGGGCAGTGCGGGAACCAGATCGGCGCCAAG TTCTGGGAGGTGATCTCCGATGAACATGCCATCGACTCCGCTGGCGCCTACCACGGGGACAGCCACCTGCAGCTGGAGCGCATCAACGTGTACTACAACGAGGCCAGCG GTGGCAGGTACGTGCCCCGCGCTGTGCTCATGGATCTGGAGCCCGGCACCATGGACTCTGTGCGCTCAGGGCCCTTCGGGCAGATCTTCAGGCCGGACAACTTCATCTTCG GTCAGTGTGGGGCCGGAAACAACTGGGCCAAGGGACACTACACAGAAGGCGCGGAGCTGATGGAGTCAGTGATGGACGTTGTCAGAAAGGAGGCTGAGAGCTGCGACTGCCTGCAGGGTTTCCAGCTGACCCACTCCCTGGGTGGCGGGACTGGGTCTGGGATGGGCACCCTTCTGCTCAGTAAGATCCGGGAGGAGTACCCAGACAGGATCATAAACACATTCAGCATCCTGCCCTCGCCCAAGGTGTCAGACACCGTGGTGGAGCCCTACAACGCCACCCTCTCAGTCCACCAGCTCATAGAAAATGCGGACGAG ACCTTCATTGGGAATAATACGGCCATCCAGGAACTCTTCAAGCGTGTCTCAGAGCAGTTCACAGCAATGTTCAGGCGCAAGGCCTTTCTCCACTGGTACACGGGCGAGGGCATGGATGAGATGGAATTCACCGAGGCCGAGAGCAACATGAACGACCTGGTGTCTGAATATCAGCAATATCAGGATGCCACggccgaggaggaggaggaggatgaggagtaTGCTGAGGAGGAGGTGGCTTAG
- the LOC134735290 gene encoding tubulin beta-8 chain-like isoform X4, translating into MREIVLTQAGQCGNQIGAKFWEVISDEHAIDSAGAYHGDSHLQLERINVYYNEASGGRYVPRAVLMDLEPGTMDSVRSGPFGQIFRPDNFIFGQCGAGNNWAKGHYTEGAELMESVMDVVRKEAESCDCLQGFQLTTPTYGDLNHLVSATMSGVTTCLRFPGQLNADLRKLAVNMVPFPRLHFFMPGFAPLTSRGSQQYRALTVAELTQQMFDAKNMMAACDPRHGRYLTAAAIFRGRMPMREVDEQMFNIQDKNSSYFADWLPNNVKTAVCDIPPRGLKMSATFIGNNTAIQELFKRVSEQFTAMFRRKAFLHWYTGEGMDEMEFTEAESNMNDLVSEYQQYQDATAEEEEEDEEYAEEEVA; encoded by the exons ATGAGGGAGATTGTGCTCACGCAGGCTGGGCAGTGCGGGAACCAGATCGGCGCCAAG TTCTGGGAGGTGATCTCCGATGAACATGCCATCGACTCCGCTGGCGCCTACCACGGGGACAGCCACCTGCAGCTGGAGCGCATCAACGTGTACTACAACGAGGCCAGCG GTGGCAGGTACGTGCCCCGCGCTGTGCTCATGGATCTGGAGCCCGGCACCATGGACTCTGTGCGCTCAGGGCCCTTCGGGCAGATCTTCAGGCCGGACAACTTCATCTTCG GTCAGTGTGGGGCCGGAAACAACTGGGCCAAGGGACACTACACAGAAGGCGCGGAGCTGATGGAGTCAGTGATGGACGTTGTCAGAAAGGAGGCTGAGAGCTGCGACTGCCTGCAGGGTTTCCAGCTGA CCACACCCACCTACGGTGACCTGAACCACCTGGTGTCTGCTACCATGAGTGGGGTCACCACGTGCCTGCGCTTCCCCGGCCAGCTGAATGCTGACCTGCGGAAGCTGGCCGTGAACATGGTCCCGTTTCCGCGGCTGCATTTCTTCATGCCTGGCTTTGCCCCACTGACCAGCCGGGGCAGCCAGCAGTACCGGGCCTTGACTGTGGCTGAGCTTACCCAGCAGATGTTTGATGCTAAGAATATGATGGCCGCTTGCGACCCCCGCCATGGCCGCTACCTAACGGCGGCTGCCATTTTCAGGGGTCGCATGCCCATGAGGGAGGTGGATGAACAAATGTTCAACATTCAGGACAAGAACAGCAGCTACTTTGCTGACTGGCTCCCCAACAATGTAAAAACAGCCGTCTGTGACATCCCACCCCGGGGGCTAAAAATGTCGGCCACCTTCATTGGGAATAATACGGCCATCCAGGAACTCTTCAAGCGTGTCTCAGAGCAGTTCACAGCAATGTTCAGGCGCAAGGCCTTTCTCCACTGGTACACGGGCGAGGGCATGGATGAGATGGAATTCACCGAGGCCGAGAGCAACATGAACGACCTGGTGTCTGAATATCAGCAATATCAGGATGCCACggccgaggaggaggaggaggatgaggagtaTGCTGAGGAGGAGGTGGCTTAG
- the LOC134735290 gene encoding tubulin beta-8 chain-like isoform X2: MREIVLTQAGQCGNQIGAKFWEVISDEHAIDSAGAYHGDSHLQLERINVYYNEASGQCGAGNNWAKGHYTEGAELMESVMDVVRKEAESCDCLQGFQLTHSLGGGTGSGMGTLLLSKIREEYPDRIINTFSILPSPKVSDTVVEPYNATLSVHQLIENADETFCIDNEALYDICSRTLKLPTPTYGDLNHLVSATMSGVTTCLRFPGQLNADLRKLAVNMVPFPRLHFFMPGFAPLTSRGSQQYRALTVAELTQQMFDAKNMMAACDPRHGRYLTAAAIFRGRMPMREVDEQMFNIQDKNSSYFADWLPNNVKTAVCDIPPRGLKMSATFIGNNTAIQELFKRVSEQFTAMFRRKAFLHWYTGEGMDEMEFTEAESNMNDLVSEYQQYQDATAEEEEEDEEYAEEEVA, encoded by the exons ATGAGGGAGATTGTGCTCACGCAGGCTGGGCAGTGCGGGAACCAGATCGGCGCCAAG TTCTGGGAGGTGATCTCCGATGAACATGCCATCGACTCCGCTGGCGCCTACCACGGGGACAGCCACCTGCAGCTGGAGCGCATCAACGTGTACTACAACGAGGCCAGCG GTCAGTGTGGGGCCGGAAACAACTGGGCCAAGGGACACTACACAGAAGGCGCGGAGCTGATGGAGTCAGTGATGGACGTTGTCAGAAAGGAGGCTGAGAGCTGCGACTGCCTGCAGGGTTTCCAGCTGACCCACTCCCTGGGTGGCGGGACTGGGTCTGGGATGGGCACCCTTCTGCTCAGTAAGATCCGGGAGGAGTACCCAGACAGGATCATAAACACATTCAGCATCCTGCCCTCGCCCAAGGTGTCAGACACCGTGGTGGAGCCCTACAACGCCACCCTCTCAGTCCACCAGCTCATAGAAAATGCGGACGAGACCTTTTGTATAGATAACGAAGCGCTATATGACATATGTTCCAGGACCCTAAAACTGCCCACACCCACCTACGGTGACCTGAACCACCTGGTGTCTGCTACCATGAGTGGGGTCACCACGTGCCTGCGCTTCCCCGGCCAGCTGAATGCTGACCTGCGGAAGCTGGCCGTGAACATGGTCCCGTTTCCGCGGCTGCATTTCTTCATGCCTGGCTTTGCCCCACTGACCAGCCGGGGCAGCCAGCAGTACCGGGCCTTGACTGTGGCTGAGCTTACCCAGCAGATGTTTGATGCTAAGAATATGATGGCCGCTTGCGACCCCCGCCATGGCCGCTACCTAACGGCGGCTGCCATTTTCAGGGGTCGCATGCCCATGAGGGAGGTGGATGAACAAATGTTCAACATTCAGGACAAGAACAGCAGCTACTTTGCTGACTGGCTCCCCAACAATGTAAAAACAGCCGTCTGTGACATCCCACCCCGGGGGCTAAAAATGTCGGCCACCTTCATTGGGAATAATACGGCCATCCAGGAACTCTTCAAGCGTGTCTCAGAGCAGTTCACAGCAATGTTCAGGCGCAAGGCCTTTCTCCACTGGTACACGGGCGAGGGCATGGATGAGATGGAATTCACCGAGGCCGAGAGCAACATGAACGACCTGGTGTCTGAATATCAGCAATATCAGGATGCCACggccgaggaggaggaggaggatgaggagtaTGCTGAGGAGGAGGTGGCTTAG